Proteins encoded by one window of Glycine soja cultivar W05 chromosome 15, ASM419377v2, whole genome shotgun sequence:
- the LOC114385943 gene encoding elastin-like — MTMNQQTSRDDASWLDLGAPTGGARGPSNVSNGAGAVCFLLFFVFFFDLGAETSVLGATTGVGVVGVSAGGELTGTSAGGELTGVTAGGVAVGGVVAGGVVTGGVVARAGVAALDRGDATMGDETRGFAIAALGDEAGGDEVGEATGAVDFGLEGVVVGNAINTFF, encoded by the exons ATGACCATGAACCAACAAACATCCA GAGATGACGCATCCTGGCTTGATCTCGGAGCTCCTACCGGAGGAGCGAGAGGGCCAAGCAATGTCAGCAACGGTGCTGGTGCAGTGTGCTTCTTactcttcttcgtcttcttcttcgACTTGGGAGCAGAAACCTCAGTGCTGGGTGCTACCACGGGTGTCGGAGTTGTCGGTGTCAGTGCAGGGGGAGAGCTCACCGGAACTAGCGCTGGCGGCGAGCTCACAGGTGTCACAGCAGGAGGTGTAGCCGTAGGAGGAGTGGTCGCGGGAGGTGTGGTCACCGGAGGAGTGGTTGCTAGAGCTGGAGTAGCAGCTTTAGACAGAGGAGATGCTACCATGGGAGATGAAACAAGAGGGTTTGCGATTGCAGCATTGGGGGATGAAGCTGGTGGAGATGAAGTGGGAGAAGCAACAGGCGCAGTTGATTTTGGTTTAGAAGGGGTTGTGGTTGGGAATGCTatcaacacttttttttaa